A single genomic interval of Psychroserpens sp. NJDZ02 harbors:
- the dprA gene encoding DNA-processing protein DprA, giving the protein MNDDQLRYNLALQHVSKIGDTTAKKLINHCGSAEAVFKEKKQNLLKIDGIGEIILSELYQSSHFEAADSELRFIKDENIKHHHFTDETYPENLKHCIDSPLILFESGNINLNNKHIISIVGARKITTSGIAFCEKLVEELAIYKPIIVSGFAYGTDITAHKTAVKNNLQTIGCLAHGLNQIYPKVHKKYVAEVENNGGFFTDFWSSDNFDRNNFLKRNRIIAGISQATIVIESAEKGGSLVTADIANSYNRDVFAVPGRVTDSQSIGCNNLIKQQKAHLLSTPLDVPYILNWQLEHLKKPPVQKQLFIELEADEKLVYNYLKDKDKELLDSIAINCKMPTYKLAGILLNMELKGVIRPLPGKLFEVI; this is encoded by the coding sequence ATGAATGACGACCAATTAAGATATAATTTAGCATTACAACACGTTTCAAAAATAGGAGATACCACTGCAAAAAAGCTAATTAATCATTGCGGAAGCGCGGAAGCGGTCTTTAAAGAGAAAAAACAAAACCTATTAAAAATTGATGGTATAGGTGAAATTATTTTAAGCGAATTGTATCAGTCTAGTCATTTTGAAGCGGCAGACAGTGAGTTGCGGTTTATTAAAGACGAAAACATTAAGCACCATCATTTTACTGACGAAACATATCCGGAAAATTTAAAACACTGTATTGATAGTCCGCTTATTTTATTTGAAAGCGGAAACATTAACCTTAACAACAAACACATAATTAGTATTGTTGGAGCAAGAAAAATAACAACCTCGGGCATTGCTTTCTGCGAAAAATTAGTAGAGGAATTAGCGATTTATAAACCTATTATTGTATCGGGCTTTGCTTATGGTACAGATATTACGGCACATAAAACAGCGGTGAAAAATAATTTGCAAACCATAGGTTGTTTAGCACACGGATTAAATCAGATTTATCCAAAGGTGCATAAAAAATATGTTGCTGAAGTCGAAAATAACGGTGGATTTTTTACGGATTTTTGGAGTAGCGATAATTTTGATCGGAACAATTTTTTAAAACGAAACCGAATTATTGCTGGAATAAGCCAAGCGACCATTGTTATTGAGTCTGCAGAAAAAGGAGGGAGTTTGGTAACCGCAGATATTGCAAATTCTTATAATAGAGATGTGTTTGCTGTGCCAGGTCGCGTTACTGATAGTCAAAGTATAGGTTGCAATAACTTAATAAAACAACAAAAAGCACATTTGTTATCGACGCCTTTAGATGTGCCTTATATTTTAAATTGGCAATTGGAGCACTTAAAAAAACCACCAGTTCAGAAACAATTGTTTATTGAGTTAGAGGCGGACGAAAAATTAGTTTATAATTATTTGAAAGACAAAGACAAAGAATTGTTGGATAGTATTGCTATTAATTGCAAAATGCCAACGTATAAATTAGCTGGCATTTTACTTAATATGGAATTAAAAGGAGTGATTAGACCACTTCCTGGTAAGTTGTTTGAGGTTATTTAG
- a CDS encoding murein hydrolase activator EnvC family protein produces the protein MKRRLLLFSVICFVLLGSTSALAQKNKIDQLEAQRLEIKQQIKQINDLLFKNQSKQKSQTTLIEDLNYKLSVRRNLIKVTNQQANLINRSINVNQKKISSLREELVILKDNYAKTIRNTYKNKSSQSRVMFLLSSNDFRQAYKRLQYMNQYSKYQKEQGENIKEKALKLQNLNLELGQQKAAKDKLIAENREVQKALEVDMKQHETVMASIKQNLNKYAAQVKEKQKEAREIDREIDRIIKEAIVSSNKKAGAKNATAKSSTTFALTPEAKILAADFLSNKGKLVWPVEKGLVKVKYGIQRHPTDASLSINSTGVRIATEKNAIVRAVFKGEVLKIIVQKRGNPTVLIKHGNYITAYHNLKKISVKPGDKVVSKQEIGEVFTDSKGETLLWFSLYKNDKSVNPAQWIYKM, from the coding sequence ATGAAGCGACGTTTACTCCTTTTTAGTGTGATTTGTTTTGTTTTGCTTGGCAGTACTTCCGCTTTAGCGCAAAAAAATAAAATTGATCAATTAGAAGCACAGCGTTTAGAAATTAAACAACAGATTAAACAAATAAATGATCTATTGTTTAAAAACCAATCTAAACAAAAAAGCCAAACCACATTAATTGAAGATTTAAATTACAAATTAAGTGTTAGACGCAACTTGATAAAAGTTACCAACCAGCAAGCTAATTTGATTAATAGATCTATTAATGTCAATCAAAAAAAGATTTCAAGCTTGCGTGAAGAGTTGGTTATTTTAAAAGATAACTACGCCAAAACGATTCGTAATACCTATAAAAACAAAAGCAGCCAAAGTCGCGTTATGTTTTTGTTGTCTTCCAATGATTTTAGACAAGCCTATAAGCGGTTGCAGTATATGAATCAGTACTCTAAATATCAAAAAGAGCAAGGCGAGAATATTAAGGAAAAAGCGTTAAAACTTCAAAATTTAAATTTAGAATTAGGACAGCAAAAAGCTGCTAAAGATAAACTGATTGCTGAAAATAGAGAGGTGCAAAAAGCATTGGAAGTGGATATGAAGCAACATGAAACAGTAATGGCTTCGATTAAACAAAATTTAAATAAATATGCTGCACAAGTAAAAGAGAAGCAAAAAGAGGCTAGAGAAATTGATCGTGAAATAGATAGAATTATTAAAGAAGCCATTGTCAGTTCCAATAAAAAAGCGGGCGCAAAAAATGCAACTGCTAAATCATCGACTACATTTGCTTTAACACCTGAAGCTAAAATTTTGGCGGCTGATTTTTTAAGTAATAAAGGAAAGTTAGTTTGGCCTGTAGAAAAAGGTTTGGTTAAGGTTAAGTATGGTATACAACGTCACCCAACGGATGCATCGTTGTCGATAAATAGTACAGGTGTGCGTATAGCAACTGAGAAGAATGCGATTGTAAGAGCAGTATTTAAAGGAGAAGTTTTGAAAATTATTGTTCAAAAAAGAGGAAATCCAACAGTCTTAATAAAGCATGGTAACTATATTACAGCCTATCATAATTTAAAAAAGATATCAGTTAAGCCTGGAGATAAGGTCGTGTCTAAGCAGGAAATTGGAGAAGTCTTTACCGATAGTAAAGGAGAAACGTTGCTTTGGTTTAGTTTATATAAAAATGATAAATCTGTAAACCCTGCACAATGGATTTATAAGATGTAG
- a CDS encoding SPOR domain-containing protein, giving the protein MQLEHYISDLLYRYDCVTIPEFGSFLTQRQSAQVHDSTNAFYPPKKTLSFNEQIQTNDGLLIRYIADVEKIPFETALQNLSKRVKSLKSYLAEGETLSFENIGDLTFNAESKIEFNPSYHLNYLTDAFGLSQFVSPAVTREVYKEEVETIEKVIPLTITPEKRNTTSFFKYAAIAVVALGVAGFGFNNYVNNVDQHNQIAQEEANTQLDSQIQEATFVISNPLPAITLNVNKQSGNYHIVAGAFREEENSDKKVSQLQDQGFKARKIGKNRHGLHQVAYASYTSREDAFKALNTIREEQNKDAWVLIKAID; this is encoded by the coding sequence ATGCAATTAGAACATTACATAAGCGATTTATTATACAGATATGACTGTGTTACGATTCCTGAATTTGGATCATTTTTAACACAACGTCAATCTGCACAAGTACATGATAGTACCAATGCATTTTATCCACCAAAAAAGACCTTATCTTTTAACGAGCAAATACAGACTAATGATGGTTTGTTAATTCGTTATATAGCCGATGTCGAAAAAATACCTTTCGAAACAGCTTTACAAAACTTATCTAAACGTGTTAAGTCTTTAAAGTCTTATTTAGCGGAAGGCGAAACACTAAGTTTTGAAAACATTGGTGATTTAACATTTAATGCGGAAAGTAAGATTGAGTTTAACCCTTCTTATCATCTTAATTATTTGACTGATGCGTTTGGATTGTCTCAATTTGTATCTCCTGCTGTAACTAGAGAAGTTTACAAAGAAGAAGTCGAAACTATTGAAAAAGTAATCCCGCTTACTATTACTCCTGAAAAACGTAACACTACGTCGTTTTTCAAGTATGCTGCCATTGCGGTTGTTGCTTTAGGTGTTGCTGGTTTTGGTTTTAACAACTATGTTAATAATGTAGACCAACATAACCAAATAGCACAAGAAGAAGCTAACACACAATTAGATAGTCAAATACAAGAAGCGACTTTTGTAATTAGTAATCCGTTACCTGCTATTACTTTAAACGTAAATAAGCAAAGTGGTAATTATCACATTGTAGCTGGCGCCTTTAGAGAAGAAGAAAACTCAGACAAAAAAGTATCGCAGTTACAAGACCAAGGTTTTAAAGCTCGTAAAATAGGTAAAAACAGACATGGACTGCACCAAGTAGCCTATGCTAGTTATACGTCAAGAGAGGATGCTTTTAAGGCTTTAAACACAATTAGAGAAGAACAAAACAAAGATGCTTGGGTGCTTATTAAAGCAATAGACTAA
- a CDS encoding DUF4292 domain-containing protein, whose amino-acid sequence MTFKTRISFILLLLTIVVVGCKSTKTVVTNGAVNSGLTTKQLIRNSTKANIDFNTLVSRLKIETTQKGSSKSYTVNLKIEKDKQILITSTPISIIRALITPDRVAFYNKWDNTFFDGDFTYLSKLLGTELDFNKVQNLLLGESIFDLNDDNYDLTANDKSYVLQPKKQRELFDLFLFVNPSHYKMDAQEILQPKEKRMLHIDYLTYQEVDKNTLPEQTKILAIEDEEELEINLELKSVKLNENIRFPFKIPSGFTKIEL is encoded by the coding sequence ATGACTTTTAAAACACGCATATCATTTATCTTATTACTCTTAACAATAGTTGTTGTTGGCTGTAAAAGTACTAAGACAGTTGTGACTAACGGAGCAGTTAATTCTGGGTTGACCACTAAACAACTGATTAGGAATAGTACAAAAGCCAATATAGATTTTAATACTTTAGTCTCTAGATTAAAGATTGAAACGACTCAAAAGGGAAGTTCTAAAAGTTATACAGTAAATTTAAAGATTGAAAAAGACAAACAAATATTAATAACCTCTACGCCTATTAGTATTATCAGAGCTTTAATTACACCAGACAGGGTTGCTTTTTATAACAAATGGGATAACACGTTTTTTGATGGTGATTTTACTTATTTAAGTAAGCTTTTAGGGACAGAATTAGACTTTAATAAAGTACAAAACTTATTGTTAGGAGAGTCAATTTTTGATTTAAATGATGATAATTACGATTTAACAGCTAACGATAAATCGTATGTATTACAACCCAAAAAACAACGTGAATTGTTCGATTTATTTTTGTTTGTAAATCCTAGTCATTATAAAATGGATGCTCAAGAAATTTTGCAACCTAAAGAGAAGCGTATGCTGCATATAGATTATCTTACTTATCAAGAGGTTGATAAAAACACATTACCAGAACAGACTAAGATACTAGCTATTGAAGATGAAGAAGAACTAGAAATTAATCTGGAACTTAAGTCTGTAAAATTAAACGAAAACATTCGTTTTCCGTTTAAAATCCCATCTGGTTTTACAAAAATAGAATTGTAA
- a CDS encoding acyl-CoA thioesterase has protein sequence MNARTAEHSRTVMTDLVLPSETNPLNNLFGGELLARMDRAASISARRHSRRIVVTASVNHVAFNKAVPLGSVVTVDAKVSRAFKSSMEIYIDVWVEDRESGNRSKANEAIYTFVAVDETGTPVAVPELIPETDLEKERYAAALRRKQLSLLLAGKIKPNDATELKALFI, from the coding sequence ATGAACGCAAGAACAGCCGAACACTCTAGAACCGTAATGACTGATTTAGTTTTACCTAGTGAAACGAATCCTTTAAACAATCTTTTTGGTGGCGAATTGCTAGCTAGAATGGATCGTGCTGCCAGTATTAGTGCAAGACGTCACTCTAGACGTATTGTTGTAACCGCTTCTGTTAACCACGTTGCGTTTAACAAAGCCGTTCCTTTAGGAAGTGTCGTAACCGTAGACGCTAAAGTCTCTAGAGCCTTTAAAAGCTCTATGGAGATCTATATTGATGTTTGGGTAGAAGACAGAGAATCTGGAAATCGATCTAAAGCCAACGAAGCTATTTATACGTTTGTTGCTGTAGACGAAACCGGAACACCTGTTGCTGTACCAGAATTAATACCGGAAACAGATTTAGAAAAAGAACGTTATGCTGCTGCTTTAAGACGTAAACAACTAAGTTTATTACTAGCAGGAAAAATAAAACCTAACGATGCTACAGAGCTTAAAGCTTTGTTTATATAG
- the trpS gene encoding tryptophan--tRNA ligase — MARILTGIQSTGTPHFGNIMGALRPAIALSNDAKNESFLFIADMHSLTQIKDAETLRNNTYSTAATWLALGLDIDKTVFYRQSDIPQTTELSWYLSCFFPFQRLTLAHSFKDKADRLEDVNVGLFTYPMLMAADILLYDADIIPVGKDQLQHIEMTRDVASRFHAKLGETFVIPEGKIQESNMLIPGTDGAKMSKSKGNIINIFLPEKKLRKQIMSIETDSTALEDPKDWSTCNCFTLYKLLASESEIATMKANYENGNYGYGHAKQALYELILATFSTERERYNHYMANLNEIDDALAKGAEKAKKVANDVLVRVREKLGY, encoded by the coding sequence ATGGCAAGAATACTTACAGGAATACAAAGTACAGGAACACCTCATTTTGGAAACATAATGGGTGCATTGCGTCCTGCAATAGCATTATCTAATGATGCTAAAAACGAATCGTTTTTGTTTATTGCAGACATGCATTCTTTAACTCAAATTAAAGATGCTGAAACACTTAGAAACAACACCTACTCTACTGCTGCAACCTGGCTAGCTTTAGGATTAGATATAGATAAAACAGTGTTTTATAGACAAAGTGACATCCCTCAAACCACTGAGTTATCTTGGTATTTAAGTTGTTTTTTTCCGTTTCAACGTTTGACTTTAGCGCATAGTTTTAAAGACAAGGCGGATCGTTTAGAAGATGTAAACGTTGGATTATTTACTTATCCGATGCTTATGGCTGCGGACATCTTACTATATGATGCAGATATAATTCCTGTTGGGAAAGACCAATTACAGCATATTGAAATGACTCGTGATGTTGCCTCAAGATTTCATGCTAAATTAGGAGAAACATTTGTAATCCCAGAAGGTAAAATCCAAGAAAGCAATATGCTTATTCCTGGTACCGATGGTGCTAAAATGAGCAAAAGTAAAGGGAATATAATAAACATCTTTTTACCTGAAAAGAAGTTACGCAAACAAATTATGTCCATCGAAACAGATAGCACCGCATTGGAAGATCCAAAAGATTGGTCTACCTGTAACTGTTTTACTTTATATAAATTATTAGCTTCAGAAAGCGAAATAGCAACCATGAAAGCTAATTACGAAAACGGTAATTATGGTTACGGTCATGCTAAACAAGCACTATACGAACTAATCTTAGCAACCTTTAGCACTGAGCGTGAACGCTACAACCATTACATGGCTAATTTAAACGAAATTGATGATGCTTTAGCAAAAGGCGCAGAAAAAGCTAAAAAAGTAGCTAATGATGTTTTAGTTAGAGTAAGAGAAAAACTTGGGTATTAA